The following is a genomic window from Hymenobacter monticola.
TGATTACTCGTTTACAAAGGACCACGGCTTTTATATATGTTGTAGAACGAAAGAAGAAACGATTAAATGTTTAGAAGACCACGAGATTTATAAGCTACTGAATTTGAAAGGAAATGCTTATGAAGTTTTGTCTGAAGAAGAACAGAACATGAAATATGCTCGGTCGTTGCGGGATTTATTACTTGAGAAAGGTGATATTCTGCTCAACAAAAAAGCATTTATGAATCTGTAATTACAGTTAGGAAATTAGCTCAGCAGAAAAGAATATTTTAGTCGCTGATTATTAAATATTATTGCTCAAGTTTCTCCAGCACCTGCTGCTTCTTTCCAGCCTCATCCAGCTGCCCATCAATCAGCCCATTGCCGCCGTACACGATGCGCTCGCCGGCCAGGGCCACCAGGCGCACGCGCTTGCGCTCGCCGGGCTCGAAGCGCACCGCCGTGCCGGCCGGGATGTTGAGGCGGAAACCGTAGGCGGCCGCGCGGTCGAATTGCAGCGCCGCGTTGGTTTCGAAGAAGGGATAGTGCGAGCCGACCTGCACGGGCCGGTCGCCCATGTTCACGACGTCCACGTCCACCGTGGCGCGGCTTTCGTTGAGGATGATGTCGGTGGGGTGCAGCTGGTATTCGCCGGGCTGGGGGTGGCTGGCGTTGGCGGGCGCGGCGCCGGGGGCCGGGGCTTTGCTCAGGCCGGAGCCGTAGAGGGCCAGGGCGGCATCGCCGGTTTCGCGGCAGATGGGGTGGTGCACGGTCACGAGCTTGGTGCCGTCGGGGAAGGTGCCTTCGATTTGGACTTCGTGGAGCATGTCGGCCACGCCGGGCAGCACGTCGGCCAGGCCCAGCAGCTGCTTGCCCTTGTCCATGAGCACGGCCACCCGCTCGCCGTCGCGGATGAACTCCAGCAGCTGCGTGGCGATGAGGGCCAGGGCTTCGGGGTAGTTCAGGAGCAGGCCGCGGGCGTAGCGCTTTTGGGCCACGAAACCGGCCTGGTGGAGAACGAGCTTGTCGAGGTCTTTGGGGGAGAGGTGCATCTGGGTAGGGTATGAGGGTAGGCGGGTGTGAGGGCGAGAGGGCGAGAGGGTTAAAGGAACGTCATGCCGAGCGTAGCCGAGGCATCTCGCGTGCCGAAGTGAACCAATCGTTGAACGATGCGAGCGAGATGCCTCGGCTGCGCTCGGCATGACGTTCCAAGTTGCCATTCTACCATCGCACATTACCATAAATCATCCACCCGCCGTACCCGATGCACAGCAGCGACGACAAGGTAACGGTGCTAAACTTCAACGTCCGGCTGATTTTCATGCGCTTGGTGAATGG
Proteins encoded in this region:
- a CDS encoding urease subunit beta, giving the protein MHLSPKDLDKLVLHQAGFVAQKRYARGLLLNYPEALALIATQLLEFIRDGERVAVLMDKGKQLLGLADVLPGVADMLHEVQIEGTFPDGTKLVTVHHPICRETGDAALALYGSGLSKAPAPGAAPANASHPQPGEYQLHPTDIILNESRATVDVDVVNMGDRPVQVGSHYPFFETNAALQFDRAAAYGFRLNIPAGTAVRFEPGERKRVRLVALAGERIVYGGNGLIDGQLDEAGKKQQVLEKLEQ